From the genome of Acidobacteriota bacterium, one region includes:
- a CDS encoding enoyl-CoA hydratase-related protein, which produces MDDILLTRREKDIATVILNRPHKLNALSRELWLRVGKAMQELSSDEALRCIVLRGAGEKAFSPGADISEFSAHRSNRQQARAYGALIQEAMQSIRDCQHPVIAMIQGVCVGGGLELASMCDLRICGESSRFGVPVNRIAITMAYPEIRALIDLVGRATALEILLEGRVFGSQEAKAKGLVTRVVADGEVEKETYATARRIADGAPLANRLHKRFAYRLLDPKPLTEAEVDQGFEIVGTEDHREGYRAFLTKTKPRFKAG; this is translated from the coding sequence ATGGACGACATTCTCCTGACCCGGCGGGAAAAAGACATCGCAACGGTTATTCTCAACCGCCCGCACAAGCTGAACGCGCTCAGCCGGGAGTTGTGGCTGCGGGTGGGAAAGGCGATGCAAGAGCTTTCCTCGGATGAGGCGCTGCGCTGCATTGTCCTGCGCGGAGCCGGCGAAAAGGCCTTCTCGCCGGGTGCCGATATCTCCGAATTCTCGGCGCACCGCTCTAATCGCCAGCAGGCACGGGCTTACGGCGCCCTGATCCAGGAAGCCATGCAATCCATCAGGGACTGCCAACATCCGGTTATCGCCATGATCCAGGGTGTATGCGTCGGCGGGGGTCTGGAGTTGGCGTCCATGTGCGACCTCCGGATCTGCGGGGAATCCAGCCGATTCGGAGTGCCTGTCAATCGGATCGCCATCACCATGGCCTACCCTGAAATCCGGGCTCTAATCGACCTGGTGGGCCGGGCAACGGCCCTGGAGATTCTTCTGGAGGGGCGGGTCTTCGGATCCCAAGAGGCCAAGGCCAAGGGCCTGGTCACCCGCGTGGTTGCCGACGGCGAGGTCGAAAAGGAAACCTACGCCACCGCTCGCCGCATCGCGGACGGGGCCCCCTTGGCCAACCGCCTGCACAAGAGATTTGCCTACCGCCTCCTGGATCCCAAGCCGCTGACCGAGGCTGAAGTGGACCAGGGTTTCGAGATTGTCGGCACCGAGGACCACCGGGAAGGATACCGGGCCTTCCTCACCAAGACCAAGCCGCGATTCAAGGCCGGTTGA
- a CDS encoding CoA transferase, whose translation MNPQPTSDRTGPLLGMKVLEASHVMAGPTCGLMLADLGADVVKVERLPGGDDTRRAVPPEIQGESAAFLMMNRNKRGIGLNLKSEKGREVFRRLAGNSDVVIENFRKGMMEALGLGYDRLKSDHPGLIYCSLSGFGQTGPYADRGGFDLIAQGMSGLMSITGEGPGRAPVKVGAPMTDITAGILAALGIVAAYAHRQRTGEGQLVDTSLLEAGIVHTYWQSAIYLATGISPTAMGSAHPLMAPYQSFETRDGWVNVGAANQANWERLLEALGASELGRDPRFADNAGRMNHLAALVEQLTPYFRSRTTASWLEKFQAAGIPAGPVLSIAAMHADPQVKARRMVTDVPHSRLGQVATLGTPVKFSATPTSLTRGAPLLGEHTRDVMREVGYSDRETELLEAQGAILSDRTKCDDQ comes from the coding sequence ATGAACCCGCAGCCAACCTCCGATCGCACCGGTCCCCTGCTCGGCATGAAAGTCCTGGAAGCCAGCCACGTCATGGCCGGTCCCACCTGTGGATTGATGCTGGCCGATCTGGGAGCGGACGTCGTCAAAGTGGAGCGCCTCCCCGGAGGCGACGACACCCGGCGCGCCGTTCCACCCGAGATCCAGGGAGAGTCGGCTGCATTCTTGATGATGAACCGCAACAAGCGCGGCATCGGACTCAATCTGAAGTCCGAGAAAGGGCGGGAGGTCTTCCGCCGCCTGGCCGGAAACAGCGACGTCGTCATCGAAAACTTTCGCAAGGGCATGATGGAGGCGCTGGGTCTGGGCTATGACCGGTTGAAATCGGATCATCCCGGACTCATCTACTGCTCCCTGTCGGGCTTCGGACAGACGGGGCCCTATGCCGACCGGGGAGGATTCGATCTCATTGCCCAGGGAATGAGCGGATTGATGAGCATTACCGGTGAAGGGCCCGGGAGGGCTCCGGTAAAGGTTGGGGCCCCAATGACGGATATCACCGCAGGCATCCTGGCGGCCCTTGGAATCGTTGCGGCCTATGCTCACCGGCAGCGGACCGGAGAGGGGCAACTGGTGGACACGTCCCTGCTGGAAGCCGGAATCGTTCACACCTACTGGCAGTCGGCAATCTATCTGGCGACGGGTATCTCCCCAACCGCGATGGGGTCGGCCCATCCCCTGATGGCTCCCTACCAATCGTTTGAAACCCGGGATGGCTGGGTCAACGTTGGGGCCGCCAACCAGGCCAACTGGGAGCGGCTGCTGGAGGCTCTCGGAGCATCGGAACTGGGACGCGATCCGCGATTCGCCGACAATGCCGGGCGTATGAATCACCTGGCCGCGCTGGTCGAGCAGTTGACTCCCTACTTTCGATCTCGAACCACCGCTTCATGGCTGGAAAAGTTCCAAGCCGCGGGGATCCCGGCAGGACCGGTGCTCTCCATCGCGGCCATGCATGCCGACCCGCAAGTGAAGGCGCGCCGCATGGTGACCGACGTCCCGCACAGTCGGTTGGGTCAGGTAGCAACCTTGGGGACGCCGGTCAAGTTTTCGGCGACGCCGACCTCGTTGACCCGAGGAGCGCCGCTGCTGGGAGAGCACACTCGGGATGTGATGCGCGAAGTCGGTTACAGCGATAGAGAAACCGAACTACTCGAAGCCCAAGGCGCCATTCTCAGCGACCGGACAAAATGTGACGATCAATAA
- a CDS encoding aldo/keto reductase, with the protein MTKRKFGWTGVEVPIIGQGTWMIEGSQAQEQRAVAALQLGLDLGLTHIDTAEMYGNGRAEELTAEAIGARRSDVFLVSKVLPYNASYDGTLRACERSLKRLQTDSLDLYLLHWSGRHPIRETMRAMETLVQRGCVRFIGVSNLDLEELKEAQQALRHERLACNQVLYHLGDRGIEYGLLPYCAEQQIAVVAYSPFGHSSFPSPGSRGGGVLAAIARKQGRTARQVVLNFLTRHPEVFTIPKASREEHVRENSRSLDWELSSEDFKSIDQAFPAPDHEVPLGML; encoded by the coding sequence ATGACCAAACGAAAATTCGGCTGGACTGGCGTTGAGGTTCCGATTATCGGCCAGGGGACCTGGATGATCGAAGGCAGTCAGGCTCAGGAGCAGCGGGCCGTGGCGGCCCTGCAACTGGGGCTTGACCTGGGGCTGACTCACATCGATACCGCCGAGATGTACGGTAACGGCCGGGCGGAAGAGTTGACGGCGGAAGCAATCGGCGCCAGGAGGAGCGATGTCTTTCTGGTGAGCAAGGTGCTCCCCTACAACGCTTCCTACGACGGAACCCTGAGGGCCTGCGAGCGAAGTCTGAAGCGGCTTCAAACGGACAGCCTGGACCTGTACCTGCTCCACTGGAGCGGCCGTCACCCCATCCGGGAAACCATGCGAGCCATGGAAACCCTGGTGCAGCGGGGTTGCGTCCGGTTCATCGGGGTCAGCAACCTGGACTTGGAGGAATTGAAAGAAGCCCAGCAAGCGCTGCGCCATGAACGACTGGCCTGCAACCAGGTGCTCTACCACCTTGGGGACCGGGGCATCGAGTACGGGCTTCTCCCCTACTGCGCCGAGCAACAGATCGCCGTGGTGGCTTACAGCCCCTTCGGCCATTCAAGCTTCCCTTCGCCGGGAAGCAGAGGTGGAGGGGTGTTGGCGGCCATCGCCCGGAAACAGGGACGAACGGCCAGGCAGGTGGTTCTGAACTTCCTGACCCGCCATCCGGAAGTGTTCACCATTCCCAAGGCGAGCCGGGAGGAACATGTAAGGGAAAACAGCCGGTCCCTGGATTGGGAACTCTCCAGCGAGGACTTCAAGTCCATCGATCAAGCCTTTCCCGCTCCCGACCACGAGGTGCCGCTCGGCATGCTCTGA
- a CDS encoding aldolase/citrate lyase family protein has product MSSRLRELLKTEEILYGVICRDTTMTDLELMAQLGYSVVFLDLEHGPQSTAEVLRLGRTIAHLGMVPMARIPELTRTQVQRLLDGGMEILTLPDVRSAAQAARLVQLGKFPPLGERGVSSSSAGTGFTLGSDPRRALGEADLRTSLMVMIESDEGYQALDDILEVEGIDMLTVGEMDWSVSLGLFGPEAKRALAPKIERVLEAGRRSGKILSMGGGHPQQALQYRALGVRLFFVGVDVNLKRRMLSESLSAFRGVLG; this is encoded by the coding sequence ATGAGCAGTCGCTTGAGGGAGTTGCTGAAGACTGAGGAGATTCTCTACGGGGTCATCTGCCGCGATACCACCATGACCGACCTGGAGTTGATGGCCCAGCTGGGCTACTCCGTCGTCTTTCTGGATCTGGAGCACGGTCCGCAATCGACGGCGGAGGTGCTCAGGTTGGGCCGGACGATTGCTCATCTGGGAATGGTACCGATGGCCCGCATTCCCGAGTTGACGCGGACCCAGGTGCAGCGGCTTCTGGATGGAGGCATGGAAATCCTGACCTTGCCCGATGTCAGGAGCGCCGCTCAGGCCGCCCGGCTGGTGCAGTTGGGCAAGTTTCCCCCCTTGGGCGAGCGAGGCGTGTCGAGTTCCTCGGCCGGCACCGGCTTCACGCTTGGAAGCGATCCCAGGCGTGCGCTCGGCGAGGCCGACCTCAGGACCTCACTGATGGTGATGATCGAAAGCGACGAAGGCTACCAGGCCCTGGATGACATTCTCGAGGTGGAAGGGATCGACATGCTGACCGTCGGAGAAATGGATTGGTCGGTCAGCCTGGGTCTCTTCGGTCCGGAGGCCAAGCGGGCCCTGGCTCCCAAGATCGAACGGGTGCTGGAGGCAGGCCGCCGCAGCGGCAAGATCCTGTCGATGGGCGGAGGGCACCCCCAACAGGCGCTGCAGTATCGAGCGCTGGGGGTCCGTCTCTTTTTTGTGGGCGTGGATGTCAACCTGAAGCGCAGGATGCTGTCGGAATCGCTGTCCGCATTCAGGGGAGTGCTCGGCTGA
- a CDS encoding TIM barrel protein, whose amino-acid sequence MFHLSVCEGTVFPNLPFRQRVREVAAAGFSVELWGWEDEALDAIAADPDIQIASMPGWGPGSMVHPDGVATFLEGARKNLSVARRIGCRNLAVASGELDREGRVVHAIAEHPADLWITAYRCLCELAEIAEKEDVSYNFEVLNTKVDHAGYPFPHLEDGARLIRQVNSPRIRLLVDVYHAQVEEGNVVQAIRDHREVIGHVHVADVPGRHEPGTGEIHYPRVAAALREIAYHGTVGLEAFPEGDSHLALERFRQVFSESSS is encoded by the coding sequence ATGTTCCACCTCTCCGTCTGCGAAGGCACTGTCTTCCCGAATCTTCCCTTCCGGCAGCGGGTCCGTGAAGTCGCGGCTGCCGGTTTCTCGGTGGAACTCTGGGGCTGGGAAGATGAGGCGCTGGATGCCATCGCGGCCGATCCGGACATTCAAATCGCTTCCATGCCGGGGTGGGGTCCAGGCAGCATGGTTCACCCCGACGGAGTAGCGACCTTCCTGGAAGGCGCCAGGAAAAACCTTTCGGTGGCCCGGAGGATCGGATGCAGGAACCTGGCCGTCGCTTCCGGCGAGCTCGACCGCGAGGGCCGGGTAGTGCACGCCATCGCCGAGCATCCCGCGGACCTATGGATTACCGCCTACCGGTGCCTGTGCGAACTGGCGGAAATCGCCGAAAAGGAAGATGTATCGTATAACTTCGAAGTGCTCAATACCAAGGTCGACCACGCCGGTTACCCCTTCCCCCATCTGGAAGACGGGGCTCGATTGATCCGGCAGGTCAACAGCCCGCGCATCCGGCTGCTGGTCGATGTCTACCACGCTCAGGTGGAGGAAGGCAACGTCGTCCAGGCAATTCGAGACCATCGGGAAGTCATCGGGCACGTGCATGTGGCGGACGTCCCCGGGCGCCACGAGCCCGGCACGGGCGAGATTCACTACCCCCGGGTGGCTGCCGCTCTCCGGGAGATCGCCTATCACGGCACGGTGGGATTGGAGGCCTTTCCGGAGGGGGACAGCCATCTGGCCCTGGAGCGCTTTCGCCAGGTATTTTCAGAGTCCTCCTCCTGA